A single genomic interval of Armigeres subalbatus isolate Guangzhou_Male chromosome 1, GZ_Asu_2, whole genome shotgun sequence harbors:
- the LOC134205814 gene encoding uncharacterized protein LOC134205814 translates to MCSAGSCLAFLIAQVVFLMNYSEQQTTAIMENGATFETEINVDEVMKKFVIEFYTKRFVDGQNIVVAPLTIYRVFMSLYGSMDASAKFDLHSLADIPQDVSPEKMTEIEHYVRNHTLPVGDKLSLAETRLYFDKSVGKARSDFGTNNLKPIATRLTEKQAFCQQVNDWIRNPPVNGTDDLVHDYDLNNETQAFIVGALSIDWDTQLHPSSDDKRFQGETVKYLEGSISTGYAKLENLKAEVVELTNDRLVGVKLWIIMPDKASSIKEFNDQLSVESIRQIERGLTGQKVDVKLALPMVTIEYNSQEDAYVMEVFEVFSSLFTKPSVKLVDGKDDLYSIKNFLMKCILRVVGEDTAKSKAQTTTGAAAVTFDRPFVLMILSKDGSVPLLMANYFSPTDKLRALEAMERRMKAAAKEHMDL, encoded by the exons ATGTGCTCCGCAGGGTCTTGTCTAGCGTTTCTCATAGCTCAAGTAGTTTTCCTAATGAACTACAGCGAACAGCAAACCACAGCAATTATGGAAAACGGTGCAACGTTCGAAACGGAAATTAACGTCGATGAAGTTATGAAGAAGTTTGTCATTGAATTTTATACG AAACGATTCGTAGACGGCCAGAATATTGTCGTCGCTCCTCTTACAATCTATAGAGTTTTTATGTCACTGTACGGATCGATGGACGCATCTGCAAAATTCGACCTCCACTCATTGGCTGACATTCCACAGGATGTCAGTCCGGAGAAAATGACTGAAATCGAACATTATGTTCGTAATCACACCCTACCAGTAGGTGACAAATTATCGCTAGCGGAAACCAGACTCTACTTTGATAAATCCGTTGGTAAAGCGCGATCAGATTTCGGAACTAATAACCTGAAACCAATTGCCACTCGTTTAACCGAGAAACAGGCGTTCTGCCAGCAGGTCAACGATTGGATCAGGAATCCACCCGTAAATGGTACGGATGATTTGGTCCACGATTACGACTTGAACAATGAGACGCAAGCTTTCATAGTTGGAGCACTTTCAATTGATTGGGACACACAGCTGCATCCATCATCCGATGACAAGCGATTCCAAGGGGAAACGGTGAAATATCTGGAGGGGAGCATTTCTACGGGATATGCAAAGCTGGAAAATCTAAAAGCGGAAGTAGTGGAGTTGACCAATGATAGACTTGTCGGAGTCAAGTTGTGGATTATTATGCCCGACAAAGCATCTTCCATCAAAGAATTCAATGATCAATTAAGTGTAGAATCAATTAGACAAATTGAAAGGGGGCTGACCGGACAAAAGGTGGACGTGAAACTGGCATTGCCAATGGTGACCATTGAGTACAACTCTCAGGAAGATGCCTACGTGATGGAAGTGTTTGAAGTGTTCAGTTCCCTTTTCACTAAACCTTCGGTCAAACTGGTCGATGGCAAGGACGATTTGTATTCCATCAAGAATTTCCTAATGAAGTGCATACTGCGGGTCGTCGGAGAAGACACTGCAAAATCAAAAG CACAAACGACGACCGGTGCAGCAGCGGTGACATTCGACCGACCATTTGTGCTGATGATTCTATCGAAGGATGGCAGCGTGCCACTGCTGATGGCTAATTACTTCTCTCCAACGGACAAGCTAAGGGCGCTGGAGGCAATGGAGCGGCGTATGAAGGCGGCAGCCAAAGAGCATATGGATTTGTGA